The region GTAAATGGCGTTTAGAGCCGATGGAGCCCGAGTCGACTTCTAAAACTAAGTTGGGTTATGCTACATGGGATAGTTTTTATCCTGACAATGCCTTAGATGAATTGTATTATTTAGAGGCTGATTACACGAAGAAAACCGTGAATTATCAGCATAGAAATAATCCAAACTATGACGGTAAAGCGATTCTTAGAACGAGTTTTGAAACAACTAAGAAAATCAAGCAAATTCGCAATCTTTTTAATCTGGATTCATGGGCGAAATATTTCGAATACGAGGATTTAGATATTTTAAGAAAAGAAATCATTGATGAATTGATCTTTAGTACTAAAACTTTGGAGGAAATAAAAAGGAAAATAGCATTGGAAAATCAGTAAGAAAAGAATCTTTTTCGACACTATTTATAATCGAATGATTAAAAGAAAACTCTTTTAATCATTCGAAGCAATAAGTACCAAGTCATCTATTGATAGCGGTTTTGACAGATAGCCTAAAATATCGGGATGGTTTTTTGCCATGGTTTTATCTTCTTGCGCTATGGAAGAGCTTACTATGTAAATAAGAATTTGTTTGTTAATTAAAGGTTTAATAGTAGTCATTTTCTCCATAAATTCCCAGCCATCCATAATGGGCATATTAATGTCTAACAGAATTAAATCCGGAAGCGATTCAGTATTTTTGATTTGGCCATTTAAGGCATCGATAGCTGTTTTTCCATTTTTGAAAGATTCTGCCTCAGAAAACATTTCAGATTTTTGAATTACTTTATTTGCGATGATTTGGTATATAGGGTCATCATCAATTACCCATACTTTCTTTTTCATTGAATACAGATTTTAAATGTTGTTCCTACGTTAGGTTCGCTTTCTACGCTTATTTTGCCTCCCATAGCGTCAATTTGGTTTTTTGTTATAAATAATCCAATTCCTTTTGAATGAGGGTTGTTACTGAATGTTTTGTACATTCCAAAAATCTTATCACCATTTTTGACTAAATCTATTCCTATCCCATTATCAGAGATTTTTAATATTTTTTTATTGTTTTCTTCGGAACAAGAAATAGACACGGTAGGATTTCTTTCTATTGCACTATAGCGAATGGCATTTGAAATAAGATTGAATAAAATACTTTCCAGATAGGCTGGATTATAATTCACTTCAATGGCATCCCCAACGGTACAAATAATTTTCACATTTTTCACCTTAATTTGATCCGAAAGAACAGTTAAAGCATTATTAATGTATTGTTTAAGGTTTAGCTTTTCAGTAATTAAGTTGGTGTTTTTCCGAATATCAACAATTTCATTTAAATTAGTTATGGTTTCATTAAGCAAATTTGAAACTGATTTTAATAGTTGCACCATTTCTTTGGTTTCTTGCTCGGATTCAGAGGTTTCTATTAAATTAATGATAGATGAAATATTGCTGGTATGTGATCTTAAATTATGAGAAACAATATGTGAGAAATTCAATAAGCGTTTGTTTTGTTCGTTGACCAAATGGAAGGAATTGTTCAAATCTTTTTCTATTTCTTTAGTCTTACTAATGTCAATCATAATACCACGCATACTCGCTGCCTGATTGTTTTCATATACAATACTCACAATATCTCTTAGCCAGACTATAGTACCGTTTTTGGCCACCATTCGATATTCAAAATCATGGTCTAAATTTTCGCTAACTTTTTCGGAACAGTATTTTAGCACGGCTTTACGATCATCAGCATAGATGTGATCCTGCCAAAAAGTAGGACTGGCTAACCACTCTTCAGCCGTATATCCTAAGATATGCTCTACTTTCTTACTGATGAAATTAAAATGTAAGGTTTGAATATCACATTCCCAAACGATTCCGTCTATAGTGTTAATAAGGGATTCAATTTTTTGTTGTGAATTTAAAATTAGCTTTTCGTCTTTTTTTCGGTCAGTAATATCCTCTGTAGATATGATGACTCTTTCCAGTGTTTCTTCATAGCCTTGAACCACGCTATAAATGAGATTGATGTCTCTTATTTCTCCTTTCGGGTTTTTTATGTGGGCATCCATTTTTAAATAATTTTGCCCTTTACAAATGGCTATCAGATGTTTTGTAAAAGAAGGAATGGATTCTTTCTCAAAAATAATATTGCTGTTGTTAAGAATTTCCTCTTTGGTTCTTGGAGCGTATTGAATAAGACATTGCTTATTGACATCAATAACTTTTACCAATGAGAAACATTTGAATAGTAAATCAGGATTTGTTTTTAGATAAAGGCTAACCTTTTCGGGATTTTCATTGATTAGATTTAGAGATTCTAGGTGTTTTTTTACAGCTGAATAGTCTTGCTCCCAAAGCGCTACAGGAGAGTTGTTGAACAGACTTTTGAATCGCAATTCACTTTTTTGAATTAAATCCTCATTCTCTTTTCTTAAAGTAATGTCCTCAACTATGGAAATATGAGTTGTGATTTTTTGATTTGGTTCCCAAAAAGGAGAGATTGATAGATTTCCCCAAAAAACACCTCCCGATTTAGTTAAGTATCTTTTTTCGATAGAATATTCTCTTATTTTTCCTTCTTTGAGCTTTTCCATGTAAGACAAGCTGATCTCTAAATCTTCGGGATGGGTTACCGATTGAAAATTTTTGTTTTTCATTTCCGAAGGAGTGTAACCCAGCATTTCACAATATTTATTATTAATCTTGATGAAATTACCAGTGCGTGAATCCATTTGAGCAATTCCTACGGAAGCTTGATCAAAAATAGTTTTGAATTTTATTTCACTTTCCTCAAGATTTGAAGCCTGCTCATTAACTAATTGTTGTAATTCGGCTGGTTTTTTTAATAATAGAGTTATTGAAAAACCAAATAAAGCGGCCAAAATAAAGCCTAACGTAGCGGGAAGTAAAAGCGGAATAAAAAAGCTATTAGGGTTTTTAGCAATCAAATATAGTTTCCAGTCCCCATCAGGGATTGTATTGGTTACATAATAAGTTTCGGATAAATCCCCTCCGTAGGGCAAGAAAAAAACTTCTTTTTGTGTCAGTGGATTTTTCTTCGAGATTTGGAAAAAATATTTTGATTTGTTAATCGAGTTAATTCCAGATATTTTTAATAAGGTATCTAGTTTAATAATTACGGCCGAAAATCCCCAAAATTTATTTTTGATATAAACGGGGAATCTACCTACAATCCCTAAACCTCCTTGTTGTAATTTAATTGGCCCTGCAAAATACATTTTCTTATTTGTAATGGATTTTAAGGCTTCTTTTTGATGCTCTTTCGATTTTAAAATATCTAAATTTAAAGCAGCTTGATTTTCTTTGAAAGGATAAACATATCGAATGACACCATTGGGAACTAATTCTACTGCATCAATACTATTATTAGATTCCAATAGTTTTTTACTAATAGATTCAAAGTCCTCAGGGATTCCTTCATTATTGAGCGTAAGTGCTAGCGTAAGAGTAGAGGTATAACAGTTTTTAAGGGATTGGTCAATATTTTGATTAATGGCTTTTAATGAGTTATCCATTTCCAAGTGTTCATTTTTTTTTGCAATTTGATATTGTTGCGAAACGATATAAAAAACAATAATACTCAGGAAAAGAGATATGAAAAAGCCAATACTTTTTGGTTTTTTTAAAAGCCAATTGATGAATTGGGACCACTTTTTTTCAGAATCCATTTTTATTATTAGGTAGGTTTTGGGCAAACTTTTTATAAAGCGATAAATATATATAAAAAAGTTTAGTAAGCATAAAAAAAGGGACTTTCTGTCTAAAATAAGTGTTAATTTTATAATAATTAAAAATTAAAAAGGGATTTAGCTTACAAGTTAAAAAGCTAAACTTTGATGAAAGAAAAGCAATCGGGTTTGAATTAAAAAACCGAACTTTGCAGTTGACTAAACTTTGTTGTTCAGAAGGAGAAAATCAGGTCTTAGTATCATAAAACATCAAAAAAAATGAGTAGAAATAACGAAAGAAATATCAAAAAGCATAACGACAAATTGCACAAAGCCCAGGACAAAGCAAAACAAGCTCAAATGCTTCGTAAGGAAAAACTAAAGCAGATTGTAAAGAAATTTAATGATACTAAATCTTCAGAAGAAATTTAAATTATAAAGGAAATGGAAGACCATAAATTGAATGCATTAAAAGCGAATGTTCAGGAAATCATAGATTTAATAGCTAATAAAAATGCTACGGAAGCTAATAATAAATTGGTAGAAGTCAGCGAAGAATTAGATGATTTACTTGATTTTTCTGAAGATGATGAAGATTTAATTGAAATTAGTAAATACCAAGTTTTATTGAATCAATTGCATCAGAAAATTATAGCACTTAATGGACATCTATAACTGTTTTATAAAATGATTAAATGTTATTGTGGTTCACAACTCGAATTTGAAAATTGTTGTAAACCCTATATTTCTGGAACAAAACAAGCACCTACAGCAGAGGCTTTGATGCGTTCGCGTTATTCTGCTTTTGCTACCCATAACGCAGATTATTTGGTTGCAACAACCCATTTTTCAACCCGAAAACACCATAAAAAAGAGGATATTCTAGAATGGGCAACAAGTAATCAATGGATTAAATTGTTAGTTTTGAATTCCTCAATAAATTCAGTCACATTCAAGGCTTTTTATATCAATAACCAACTCCAGTCTGAGATTCATCATGAGCATTCTATTTTTAAACTTGAAAATGGAAACTGGTATTATGTTGACGGTACTTTTTTCTAAAAGTTATACTATAAATTATTAAAATTACCAAACTAGAGTTCTAGCTATTTTGGACACAGCTTTATTTTGGTTAAAATAGTATTGCTTGTTCGTTAGATAAGTGCTAATTTATACTACCTTACAACGTTGGCTGTCTATACAGCCAATTTAAAAAGCCATGAAAAATAACTTTGAAGCACTTATTGCTTCATATATTGAAAATAAAGTAGGGATTTCTGAAAATTTTTTAAGCGATGATTTAGCTAACAATTTGAAACAAAATTTACTTGCTTTGCAGCAAAAAAGTTTGTTGATCGAAGCAGGAACAGGAAATTCAGAACTTATTTCTTATGATAGTGCCGTGAGAAGTGATTCAATTTATTGGTTAGACAAGAAAAACAACAATTCGTTTGAGAATGATTTTTTTAAGCAAATAGAGGATTTTATAATCTATTTAAATCAAAGTTGCTATACCGGAATAACGGGCTATGAGTTTCATTATTCCTTATACGAAAAAGGAGATTTTTACCTAAAACACTTAGATCAGTTTAAAAATAATCCGAGCAGAAAATATTCCATGATCAGTTATTTGAACAGCAATTGGCAAAGCAGTGACGGAGGAGAACTATTGATACATCAAGCTAATAACAATCAAAAAATAACACCAACTCAAGGAAAAACTGTTTTTTTCAAAAGTGACGAATTAGTACATGAAGTTTTGGTAACACATAATACCAGAATGAGTATCACAGGATGGTTAAAATGCGATTAAGGATTAAAACCGATTAGAAAAAAATCAATTATTTCTTCTGATTTCCTTTACTATTTTTTGTGTTCTTCGGTCGGCATACATTCTATTTAAAGCGGTAAATGCCCAAATGCAAGCTGGAATCCATCCAATAATTGTGATTTGTAAAAACAAGCAAATAATTCCAGACAGAATTTTTCCTTGTAATATTAAAGATAACCAAGGTAAAAAAAAGGCAATAACATATCTCATGTTTTTAGTTTCGGTTTTTGGCAGAGAATTTTTTAGCGAATTCTTTCTAATTCTAAGTTTAATTGATTATTTTCTTGTTCTAATTTTTCAATATCCTTTTTCAAGGATTGAATTTGATTCTGGATTAGATTGATTTCTTCCGTTTTCTCTTCGGGGGTTCTAAAAAACTTAAAACCGGAAGCGTCGATTACTTTTCTTTTTAGGATTTCTAAATCACTAGTGTTGCCCGAAAGGGTATTTTGGATTTCCAAAAGTCTATTGGTAATCGTTTCTTTTTTTTCTATCGCAATTCTTTCCGCTTCGATTTGTTCTTGTTCGGCGAGCAGTTTTTTTTGCTGTTCAATCTCTTTTTGTTGTATCAGGTATTGTTGATTGTCTTTTTCAGTGATCCTGTTTTTTAATTCTAAGTCGGCTCTTCTGTTTTCACGAACGATATTAAAAATAAATGTACCAATGATTAAAATAAATAAAGTTGAAGCTAAATAAAAGTAGCTTCTTTTGATTCCAAAAATAAGATGATTTTTTTTGATTTTTTCGACTTTAGGTTTTGGTGCAGCTACTTTTAGAGGAGGAGGGACAGTTATTAGGATACTTCTCAATTCAGATACTTCTCCAGCATTTTTCCAATCGGGCATACCTTGACACCAAACAGGAGTTGAACTGGTAATTTTCTTAGTTTTTAATTCCTCCAGTCCAAATGGACCACTACTTTCATTTCCGTCGTGTAGGTAATAAGTATTCATTTTAGTATTGAGGCTTTTTATTTTTTGCGATTCTTTATATTTCAAAAGTACAAAAACAAATCATTTTAGGAGTTGTTTTTTCGAATTCATATCGGATGTTATACCTCAGATTAAGTTTCGAAAAAAAGAATCATTCTTTTAAAATTTTCCGTAGACGTTTGTGATAAATTTCCCGTTCAAAAAGAGGAAAGGATCAATTTGGCTTTGAAGTAAAATACCAGAATAATTGCCTTCAAGTAACAGTTGAGCCGCTTGGGCTAAGGGAGCCGCCGTAGTAGTTTGAATGGCTCGCAACTGATTTTTTCCTACTTTTAGAGAAAGTATACGTTTGGCAATTTCGCGTCTGCGCAAAACACCCTCTGCATCTTTGCCTTCTACTGCGGCATAGAGTACAATTTGATCGTCTTCGATATGTGGTATGACGGATTCCATTTTTTGCTGTAGCTGTTTAATGCGGTCACTAGAGTGCTCAAAATTGGAAATTTGTTCCTCAACCCAGGCATAATGTCCCGGAAATCGCAAGGTTTTGTAGCTCAGTGAATTTACTTTTCCAATAAGCGCATCCGGTAAATCGGCTGCGCCTCCAGAGGTTAAATCTTCCTCATAAGCGATGCCCTCAATAATAATTGTGGCTCTTTCGGATAAGGAAGGAAGCGTAGTTTTGATATAGTTTCTCAGTACAATTGTATCTTTGAGATATTCTGTGGCCACACCTACAGGGCTCCATGTAAAACCATAAAAATGGGGAGCCACAGCATGCATTGTAAGCGCACCCACTTTTAATTCTAATTTATCGACAGTATTCACTTTAAAATCGTTGCAGAATTGTTGAAAAAGGCCATGAGCAAGCAAATCTATGTAGCCAGGTGCAAGACCGGTTTGAAGTATAAAGGCTGTTTTGGCTGTTTTGGCCAAAGTCATTATTTTTTCAGTCTCTGAAACGTATTCTGTAAGGTTTGCATAATGCAGTTCGTATTCCTTGGCAAACTGTGCTATTCTAGGTGCTTGACTACCAGGTAGGCAGTCGAGAATGATGTTACCTTGATCAAAAATGGCTTTCATTTCGTCAGAAATTCCATTTTCTGGAAGATGATAAGCTTTTATAAAAGAGGGTTTTGTAGTGCCTTCTTGAATCCATTGGGCTACATTTTGAGCTTTGGAAAGATTTCTGTCACCAATAAAGATAGTTGGAGTCAGTTCACTCCATTCGTTCAATAATAAGGCAACAGCTTCCGCAATACCACCAGCGCCGGCAATAATAATGTTATAATGCTTTTTCATATCCTAAAGTTACGTTTTTTTCTTGAAAAACGATTTAAGATAATTTGCGTTTTACTAAAAAACTAAAAAAGGGTTTCCTGCACAAAGGAAGAATTTGGATCATTATTAAACATGAAATGATTGATTATTTCAAATTGTTTTTTGTTTGGATCAAAACGGCGCAAAGTAACGCTCTCACAAAGAAAATTCATGTCGACGTGAGTAAATATACTGTAGGCTGTTGCTAGTTGATCTGTTTTTAGTTGGCGTCCAATGGAAAGATGGGGTTCGTTATTTTTAAAAAGTGTTTTCGTGCGAAAGAATTGATGAATGTGTTTGAATATTTTCTTCAGCTTTTCGGTTGAATTTTCGTCTGGAGCGATAAAAAAAGCGCCGTTGGGATAGCTGTCAAAATGATTTAAACAGACTGTTGTTGGCTTCAAGGAATCTGATATAGTAGCCAACTGTTTCTTGATTTTATCGATTTCAGCATCGGTGGCTATAAATTCATTGATGGTAATATGTGCCAAGGAATTTTTACTGTGAAACCAACCAATTTGATCTGCTAATTGCTCTTTCATGGATTTTACTAAATCAATAATAGTATCTGGTGGACTGATTACTAGGGAATAACGATTCTGCATACTATGATAATTAATTTCCTTTAATTCGGTTTAAAATTCTGTTTAGCAGTAGTTTTCCATCTCTTTTTTGTTTTGGTACTTCGATTGCTTTTAAGCCGGAATCAGTAGTGATAAATTGATAACTGAAAGCAAACTGGGGTTGCTGTGGATTATTGTTCAAGAGACCAAAACGCAAATCATTGAAGTACAAACTTTCATTTTGTTGCGAGATGATGTACCAGCCTTCACTCACTTTTTTGAGCTTTTCAAAATCAGAGTTTCCTTTTAGTTTCGATTCCAAAGTAGTGTTTTTCGAATAAGCAGTAAAAGAAATAGCTTGGCTGTCCAAAAGCGAATAATCGCCAAGCAAGTAATCATCAGCTGTAGACACGTTTGCATTCCATAAAATGAGATTAAAAGCCGTTGGTTTTACTATAATTTCAGAATATTGGATTCCTTGATTCTTCAATGCTTTTTCAAATTGGTTTAAAGCATGTAATTTTATAAAGCAGGATAAAATCAGATAAGCACTGCTGATGAATAAGCCTCTCCAAACGTATTTTTGGCGAAGCGGTATTTCTTTTGTTTTCCAAACCATTACTAGCGTAATAAGTAAGGGAATAGTATACAAAGGATCAATTACAAAGATTGTTTTTAGAGCAAAACGATGCTCGAGCGGCCATAAAATTTGTGTTCCCCAAGAAGTAAACATATCGAGTAGTACGTGGGTGAAGAGGCACCAAAAAACCATCTTTGTTGCATTAAGGAAGTTGATTTTTCCTTTTTCAATTTTGCTAACAAGCCAGCCAAAAAAAGGCGATAGAAAAAGAAATAAAAAAAGAGAATGACTAAGACCTCGGTGAATTCTAATTCCCTCAACAGCTGTTAGGAATAAACCCACTAAAACATCTAAATCAGGAATTGTTCCAAAAATAGCACCGTATAAAAAGCTTCTGTTTTTAAGTTTTTTTCCTGCGCATACTTCGGCAACGGCAATTCCTAAAGCAATTTGGGTTATTGAATCCATTTATAGTTTTACTCTTGATTTTATTATTTTGATGGACTTTAAAATAGAAAAGTTATTTAGAAAATAGGAGAGAACAATAAAACTCAAATATTTTTCTAAATAACTTTTCAGTTTGACAGTAATGAAATCTATCTGTTAAACGGATTTCTATTGATAACGTCTTTTATCTTGGCTTTTAAATTTTCGCCAGTGTCATAAATCATTTGTTCATTGCTAGGAAAAGGAACGGCTTTTTTGTCAAAATAAGAGTAGTAATTATCGTCAGAAGCACGTTTGTCCCCTTTGTAAGTAGCATAGATATTCTCAAAAATATATTCACTGCTTATCGGAAAAGATTGTAAAAGTTGGTTGTTTTTATAATTTATGTAATCCACTTTTGCGGTAACTTGAGAGGATTTAAATTGTCTGAATTCATAAATCTGAACCGTTACTTTTCTAAGATTGTCTACCATAACTACTTTACCATCCTTGTCTAAAACTTGTTTTCCATTGGCATCTAATAGTTTCTTGACACCGTCTTTTATTTGACGCTCTTTGATAAATTCTCGTTCTTTGATTTGCTCGGGCGAAATGTTTATTTCTCTAAAATTAATCATCATTGTATAATCATAATTAATTCCTTTTTGTTTGTTACTGTGGTAAACGGTCCATTTGTCATTTAATCCATAGGTGCTAAAATCCAGTAAATCATTGCGCAAACGAACGGGGATAATCATGTTGGTTTCATTTTTAGTATTAACCATAACATAATCGTTTCCTTTAAATTTAGCATCATCCATCAATTTCAAGACATCTTTGTAGTTTGGATTTATCTGGTTTAAATAGCCCAAATCATCATAAGCTTTACGAAAATTCATTTTATCAGATGACAATAGCAGTTTTTTTGCATTGGAATACAAATAAGCCGATAAAGCATTTTTGCTGTCTATGATTTGGTCGTTATAATTATCAAAAGGAAAAATAGCATTTCGCCCTTCATTAATTAATCGCAAGGGAAGCAAGGGCTTAATTTTTTCCTGACGCTGATTTAATTGCAAGTAGGTCGTGTACATTTTTTCTAATTGCGCCGGATTAGCATCTTTGGCTAATAAATTTATATGATTTAAATCTCGTTCTTTGGCTTTAGCAAAGGCTTCTTCGAGAATATATACATAGTCTTGTTTCCCTTTTTTGTCTTTGTTCGTTCTTAAGTTTGATACCGCATTACTAATTGCTTCATCGTAGTTTCCTGACGAGAGCATGCTACGCGTTTGTTTAGCTCCACAAGCTGTTACAAGGATTAATAAGGAGAGTAGGAGTACAGTTCTTTTCATAGATCAAATTTTAAACAAATATATTTTTTTTAAATTGGAAACTCAAAATCAATGCCATAAAAAAACCACCAAATAACTATTTGGTGGTTTTTTCAAATTTATACAGGTCGTAGAATTAATTTCCAATGCAGTATAAAATTTTTAATAGTTGGGATTAATGTCCTCCTGCTATTTTTGAGTCAAAATTAATTCCTTGACTTTTAAGGATTCCGCTTACTTTCCAAGCATAGAACGCTAAGTAGGCAAAGCACAAAACTCCAACGATATAGCTGTTTTGGATACCAATAGTCTCAGAGATAAAACCTTGCAACCAACTGATAATTCCTCCACCCATGATCATCATGATTAAGAAACTACTTCCTTGACTAGTGTTTTTACCTAATCCGCTTACTGCCAAAGTAAAGATACAAGGCCATAAGGTACTGCAGAATAATCCAACACTTGTAATAGCATAAACGCTGACCATTCCATGTGTAAACATTCCTATTAAAAGAGCCAAAATTCCTAAAGTTGAAAATATAAGTAACATTCTGGCTGGATTTCCTTTGCTGGCAATATCAGCAGCAATAAGTACAAGAATAATTAAACCATAAACATAAAAAGGAGTTAAATCATGTTTTGCAATAGCATTTACGGCTAAGAATACTCCAAAAGCTAAATAAGGAGCTAAGAAACGCAATATTTTTCTCAAGCTAATATCATTGGTGAAAGCTTCAACCGCTCCAGTCCAACGCCCAATCATTAAACTCGCCCAATATAGAGAAATATAGGGAGCAACTTCATGTGTTAAAAATCCTAAATGGGTTTCCATATAAGCAGGTAAATTACTGGCTGTAGATACTTCGACACCAACATATAAAAAGATGGCAATCATTCCTAAAACTAATTGAGGATATTGCAAGGCTGATTTTTTTGCAGTTGCAGTTTCGTCAGCCACTTCTAAAATGGTTGCCGGACGCTCCGGAATAGAAGAAAATTTCAATAAGATTGCTACTAACAAGAAGGCAAGACCTAAGATAAGATAAGGGATTTTTACACTTTCTATACTCATATTAGTACTACCATTTGTATTAGTTCCAAAAATGGCAAAACTAACGATAAGTGGACCAATGGTGGTTCCTAGATTGTTGATTCCTCCAGCCATAGTCAATCGCTGGGAACCCGTTGAAATAGGCCCTAAAGCAATTGCTAACGGATTGGCAACGGTTTGTTGCAACGAGAAACCCAATGCCACAATAAATAAACCGGATAACATTAAAGGAAATGAGCCTGTATTTGCTGCGGGATAAAATAATAAGGTTCCTAAAGCTGAAATGGCTAAACCTAAAGATAGTCCATTTTTGTAACCAATTTTGTTTACAATATCTTCTTTAATTAGAACAGAAATCCCCATGTATATCAATGAACCTACTGTATAGGCTATATAAAAAGCTAAAGAGACTAATTGACTTTCGCCTTGTGTTAGATTAAAGGCTGTTTTGAAAACGGGAATTAAAATATCATTACTGGCAGCAACAAATCCCCAAAAAAAGAAGACAATGGCTAAAGGGATAAATTGCCCCCATTTGGTTTGCGAATTTTCTGAATTCATAATTAAAGTTAGGTTAAATTTTTAGATTATTAAATTAGTTCTATTTGTAAAAGTATCTTTTAAGTAAATTAAAAAAAAATTATTTATAAGAAAATTGATTAAAATTATACAATCGACACGATTTCTATAATCAACTGTATTTTTAATGAATTTTAAAGAGTATTTGTCGTTTCTAGATTTAGTCTAAAATCCTAATTTTTACATCTTTGCTGTAATTACGCCCTATGGGCAAGGTATAGGAATGTACTTGGATTCTATTTCCTTCTATAGATTTAACTTTATTGACAGCAATGATATACGATTTATGGATGCGGGTAAATTGATCCTCGGGTAGTTCTTCTGATAGTGCAGTCAATGATTTGTGGGTAATATAGGTTTTATCAGCAGTGACCACCTTAATGTATTCTTTCATCCCTTCAATAAATAGAATTTCATCAATTATGATTTTGACCATTTTCTTATCTACTTTGATAAAAATATGCGGATCTATTTTAAGGGTTTCAATTTTAAGATTGTTTTTCAAATTGTAATCGGCCTCAATTTTATGGATGCATTTAATAAAACGAGGAAGTGGAATGGGTTTTACTAAATAATCCAAAACATCCAGTTCGTAACTCTCGGCGGCAAATTCCCGAAAGGCAGTTGTAATGACAATTTTGGTTTTGTTCTCAATTAATCGAATCAATTCAAATCCAGTCATTACCGGCATATGGATGTCCAAAAAAACGACATCAATACTGTTACTATTTATAAAATCTAGAGCCTCAATAGGATTGTGAAATGTGCCAATGATCTCAAAATCTGAAAAATTAGTGAAATAATTCATCAGGACTTTGGTTGCCAAGGGCTCATCATCAATCAAAACACATTTAATCTTCATTTTGAACGGGTATTTGTAATCGGATGATATAATAATTGAATTTTACTGTTTTTTCTAAAGTAAAATTATTTTGAAAAATCAATTTTAGTCGCTTTTTAGTATTGGATAAACCAATTCCCTTCTTAGTTTTTGCATTTTGTGAAAGTACAAAATTATTTAGTATTTCAAATTGTAGGATGGCTTTGT is a window of Flavobacterium acetivorans DNA encoding:
- a CDS encoding LytR/AlgR family response regulator transcription factor translates to MKIKCVLIDDEPLATKVLMNYFTNFSDFEIIGTFHNPIEALDFINSNSIDVVFLDIHMPVMTGFELIRLIENKTKIVITTAFREFAAESYELDVLDYLVKPIPLPRFIKCIHKIEADYNLKNNLKIETLKIDPHIFIKVDKKMVKIIIDEILFIEGMKEYIKVVTADKTYITHKSLTALSEELPEDQFTRIHKSYIIAVNKVKSIEGNRIQVHSYTLPIGRNYSKDVKIRILD
- a CDS encoding MFS transporter, yielding MNSENSQTKWGQFIPLAIVFFFWGFVAASNDILIPVFKTAFNLTQGESQLVSLAFYIAYTVGSLIYMGISVLIKEDIVNKIGYKNGLSLGLAISALGTLLFYPAANTGSFPLMLSGLFIVALGFSLQQTVANPLAIALGPISTGSQRLTMAGGINNLGTTIGPLIVSFAIFGTNTNGSTNMSIESVKIPYLILGLAFLLVAILLKFSSIPERPATILEVADETATAKKSALQYPQLVLGMIAIFLYVGVEVSTASNLPAYMETHLGFLTHEVAPYISLYWASLMIGRWTGAVEAFTNDISLRKILRFLAPYLAFGVFLAVNAIAKHDLTPFYVYGLIILVLIAADIASKGNPARMLLIFSTLGILALLIGMFTHGMVSVYAITSVGLFCSTLWPCIFTLAVSGLGKNTSQGSSFLIMMIMGGGIISWLQGFISETIGIQNSYIVGVLCFAYLAFYAWKVSGILKSQGINFDSKIAGGH
- a CDS encoding metal-dependent hydrolase → MDSITQIALGIAVAEVCAGKKLKNRSFLYGAIFGTIPDLDVLVGLFLTAVEGIRIHRGLSHSLFLFLFLSPFFGWLVSKIEKGKINFLNATKMVFWCLFTHVLLDMFTSWGTQILWPLEHRFALKTIFVIDPLYTIPLLITLVMVWKTKEIPLRQKYVWRGLFISSAYLILSCFIKLHALNQFEKALKNQGIQYSEIIVKPTAFNLILWNANVSTADDYLLGDYSLLDSQAISFTAYSKNTTLESKLKGNSDFEKLKKVSEGWYIISQQNESLYFNDLRFGLLNNNPQQPQFAFSYQFITTDSGLKAIEVPKQKRDGKLLLNRILNRIKGN